A genomic stretch from Procambarus clarkii isolate CNS0578487 chromosome 14, FALCON_Pclarkii_2.0, whole genome shotgun sequence includes:
- the LOC123771236 gene encoding uncharacterized protein, producing the protein MKFMVLLVTVAAVAALPRKSNKDFPKKYNAALDGEKHTYTIYSYAPNEDMDVPAPSPFLDDLVAPSSYDAYFEQEPQDSILPPEGSTYIGVSEMSEGDELIPPPEDTYSSHAAAAGLSDLAPPPVSVETSPSQTSYVTYEDSPQESLTIPELSSYAQIPSDKAASDVLEYLVAMIKAMPQTSSYAEIIPEEVPVDGEDAVLFLSPPQVEDNPVHSSYADDVTDESDLTTEPIPTEGDESVAVPSLSFLPPGQ; encoded by the exons ATGAAGTTTATG GTTCTCCTGGTGACGGTGGCAGCCGTGGCGGCCCTACCAAGAAAATCTAACAAGGACTTTCCCAAGAAGTACAACGCGGCCTTAGACGGCGAGAAACACACCTACACCATCTACAGTTATGCTCCCAACGAGGACATGGACGTGCCTGCACCGAGCCCATTCCTCGACGATCTCGTAGCCCCGTCCTCCTACGACGCTTACTTTGAACAGGAGCCACAagactctatccttccccctgagGGCTCTACCTATATCGGAGTCTCAGAGATGTCTGAGGGAGATGAACTTATTCCTCCTCCAGAAGACACATACAGCAGCCACGCAGCTGCTGCTGGCCTCAGCGATCTAGCCCCTCCACCAGTTTCCGTCGAGACATCCCCGTCGCAGACATCGTACGTGACATACGAAGACTCTCCACAGGAATCACTGACGATTCCCGAGCTCTCCAGCTATGCCCAGATACCCTCCGACAAGGCTGCATCCGACGTGTTGGAATATCTTGTGGCAATGATCAAGGCCATGCCACAGACCAGCTCCTATGCAGAGATCATTCCTGAAGAGGTTCCCGTCGACGGGGAAGACGCAGTACTGTTCCTGAGCCCGCCCCAGGTCGAGGACAACCCCGTCCACAGCTCCTATGCTGACGATGTCACTGACGAGAGTGACCTCACGACTGAGCCAATCCCGACTGAAGGAGATGAGAGCGTTGCAGTGCCATCACTCAGTTTCTTGCCACCTGGACAGTGA
- the LOC138364685 gene encoding uncharacterized protein: MAEYSIYFSAAMAKYSIYFSAAMAEYSIYFSAAMARYSIYFSAAMSRYSIYFSAAMARYSIYFSAAMAEYSIYFSAAMAKYSIYFSAAMAEYSIYFSAAMARYSIYFSAAMAEYSIYFSAAMARYSIYFSAAMAKYSIYFSAAMARYSIYFSAAMAEYSIYFSAAMARYSIYFSAAMAEYSIYFSAAMARYSIYFSAAMAKYSIYFSAAMAEYSIYFSAAMARYSIYFSAAMAEYSIYFSAAMAKYSIYFSAAMAEYSIYFSAAMADAAMAEYSIYFSAAMAKYSIYFSTAMAEYSIYFSAAMAKYSIYFSAAMAEYSIYFSAAMAKYSIYFSAAMAEYSIYFSAAMAKYSIYFSAAMARYSIYFSAAMAKYSIYFSAAMAEYSIYFSAAMAKYSIHPSGAVTGVAAATKVRGRDWMKDEGKQ; encoded by the exons ATGGCCGAGTACTCTATATACTTCAGCGCGGCTATGGCCAAGTACTCTATATACTTCAGCGCGGCTATGGCCGAGTACTCTATATACTTCAGCGCGGCTATGGCCAGGTACTCTATATACTTCAGCGCGGCTATGTCCAGGTACTCTATATACTTCAGCGCGGCTATGGCCAGGTACTCTATATACTTCAGCGCGGCTATGGCCGAGTACTCTATATACTTCAGCGCGGCTATGGCCAAGTACTCTATATACTTCAGCGCGGCTATGGCCGAGTACTCTATATACTTCAGCGCGGCTATGGCCAGGTACTCTATATACTTCAGCGCGGCTATGGCCGAGTACTCTATATACTTCAGCGCGGCTATGGCCAGGTACTCTATATACTTCAGCGCGGCTATGGCCAAGTACTCTATATACTTCAGCGCGGCTATGGCCAGGTACTCTATATACTTCAGCGCGGCTATGGCCGAGTACTCTATATACTTCAGCGCGGCTATGGCCAGGTACTCTATATACTTCAGCGCGGCTATGGCCGAGTACTCTATATACTTCAGCGCGGCTATGGCCAGGTACTCTATATACTTCAGCGCGGCTATGGCCAAGTACTCTATATACTTCAGCGCGGCTATGGCCGAGTACTCTATATACTTCAGCGCGGCTATGGCCAGGTACTCTATATACTTCAGCGCGGCTATGGCCGAGTACTCTATATACTTCAGCGCGGCTATGGCCAAGTACTCTATATACTTCAGCGCGGCTATGGCCGAGTACTCTATATACTTCAGCGCGGCTATGGCCGA CGCGGCTATGGCCGAGTACTCTATATACTTCAGCGCGGCTATGGCCAAGTACTCTATATACTTCAGCACGGCTATGGCCGAGTACTCTATATACTTCAGCGCGGCTATGGCCAAGTACTCTATATACTTCAGCGCGGCTATGGCCGAGTACTCTATATACTTCAGCGCGGCTATGGCCAAGTACTCTATATACTTCAGCGCGGCTATGGCCGAGTACTCTATATACTTCAGCGCGGCTATGGCCAAGTACTCTATATACTTCAGCGCGGCTATGGCCAGGTACTCTATATACTTCAGCGCGGCTATGGCCAAGTACTCTATATACTTCAGCGCGGCTATGGCCGAGTACTCTATATACTTCAGCGCGGCTATGGCCAAGTACTCTATACACCCAAGTGGGGCAGTGAcaggagtagcagcagcaacaaaggTTAGAGGAAGAGATTGGATGAAAGATGAGGGAAAGCAGTGA
- the LOC123771226 gene encoding lysosomal proton-coupled steroid conjugate and bile acid symporter SLC46A3 — MAGGRSFQRLQKVALDALSNITIEPIMFLQYTAYYTQLVIRDNLKLERFCRVTLKYPAEECAQMNDGHHTDLQVKAQQLDSVFTFYEKLASTIIPILLLSFIASWSDKRGRRVPILLSLLGQVLYSIIYLLEAFFTSWSPYVLLLAYFLQSIGGGLIMFAMACYSYMADNTSRQSRTARMTIMNIFWHLGCPIGTVMGAWIFDIGGYVPVFSTSLIFYSMALVVAFFIVKDKQLEKNETENDTEMETSPWNPKNVISLLRVATRTRPGRTRLHLLLLLVFMLCYMSSVPHNMYLWTRRVFQWDQNQYSLYSTASMIAEVLVMLIATLIFHRYTIHDCVIGAGTALLIFLEDLSFGLVGAASQWWVVLVFLVVPSILCPITIRSQITKLCDDTEVGRYFSLLAILEVLWPLADGAIYSAVYTYTIAFYPSCEHLVSAAFTLCLMSGFLGLRLYVDSAKGRPSPPVLPEGRLGTKGPATETHPSRHFQQEVPSTILTSSSSGCDQNRENPHMF; from the exons ATGGCAGGTGGACGCAGTTTCCAACGCCTTCAGAAGGTGGCTCTAGATGCTCTCTCAAACATCACTATAGAACCCATAATGTTTCTACAGTATACCGCCTATTATACACAGTTGGTAATTAGAGACAACCTGAAGTTAGAGCGGTTCTGTCGTGTGACGCTGAAGTATCCGGCCGAGGAGTGCGCCCAGATGAACGACGGACACCACACAGACTTGCAAGTGAAGGCCCAGCAGCTGGACAGTGTCTTCACTTTTTACGAGAAGTTAGCGAGCACAATCATCCCGATCTTGCTGCTATCCTTCATCGCCTCCTGGAGCGACAAGCGAGGACGTCGTGTCCCCATACTTCTATCATTACTTGGACAGGTATTGTATAGCATCATCTACCTCCTGGAGGCTTTCTTCACGTCCTGGTCACCGTACGTTCTTCTGCTGGCATACTTCCTTCAGAGCATCGGTGGAGGTTTAATTATGTTCGCTATGGCTTGCTATAGTTACATGGCAGACAACACCAGCCGGCAGTCCAGAACTGCTCGCATGACCATCATGAATATCTTTTGGCATCTTGGGTGTCCAATTGGCACTGTTATGGGGGCCTGGATCTTTGACATTGGAGGATACGTGCCAGTCTTCAGTACGTCTCTCATTTTCTACAGTATGGCACTTGTTGTGGCTTTTTTTATAGTCAAAGATAAACAACTTGAAAAGAACGAGACGGAGAATGACACAGAGATGGAGACAAGTCCCTGGAACCCAAAGAATGTCATCAGTTTATTACGTGTTGCCACCAGGACAAGACCTGGCCGGACGCGGCTGCATCTTCTGCTTCTGTTGGTGTTCATGCTTTGCTACATGAGCTCCGTGCCTCACAACATGTACCTGTGGACCCGCAGAGTGTTCCAGTGGGACCAGAACCAGTACAGTCTCTACTCAACCGCCAGCATGATTGCTGAAGTTTTGGTCATGCTGATAGCTACCCTCATATTCCACAGATACACTATTCACGACTGTGTGATTGGCGCAGGAACAGCTCTTCTGATTTTCTTGGAAGACTTGAGTTTTGGACTAGTTGGTGCCGCCAGCCAGTGGTGGGTTGTGTTAGTCTTCCTCGTTGTGCCATCCATACTTTGCCCCATAACTATCAGGAGCCAGATAACTAAG TTGTGTGACGATACAGAAGTGGGAAGATACTTCTCATTGCTGGCCATCCTCGAGGTGTTGTGGCCCCTGGCGGACGGAGCCATCTACTCAGCCGTCTATACCTACACCATCGCCTTCTATCCTTCCTGCGAGCACCTCGTATCGGCCGCCTTCACTCTTTGTCTAATGAGCGGTTTCCTGGGCCTCAGGTTATACGTGGACAGTGCTAAAGGGCGGCCTTCACCACCAGTCTTGCCTGAGGGCCGGCTGGGTACGAAGGGTCCGGCCACAGAAACTCACCCATCCCGACATTTCCAGCAGGAGGTCCCGTCCACCATCTTGACCAGCTCTAGCTCAGGGTGTGATCAGAATAGGGAGAACCCACACATGTTCTAG
- the LOC138364686 gene encoding uncharacterized protein — translation MACTLEGRPTEDTDASGPPPPSSGAEAPWRTSFRKTTTRSRSAGATSHRGEPTAVGVVGDSGGSTQPSTALPTLAGDAGSTYSPTSTQGTPRRVDTLGTRFERLDTGCRSSELSPSSSSNTAELSDGRAFKARPLRTAASTAGGTGPHTSGDNSPWTSKGTGDAACREGADRDGRDGAAGAGTS, via the coding sequence ATGGCCTGCACACTGGAGGGGAGACCCACAGAGGACACAGACGCGTCAGGGCCCCCGCCACCAAGCTCAGGAGCAGAGGCACCCTGGCGCACATCCTTCCGTAagaccacgacgaggtcccgctCGGCAGGAGCGACCTCCCACCGTGGGGAGCCAACAGCAGTAGGCGTAGTGGGCGACTCCGGTGGTAGCACACAGCCCTCCACAGCACTGCCAACCTTGGCGGGAGACGCTGGATCAACGTACTCTCCCACCTCCACGCAAGGCACCCCACGAAGGGTAGACACACTCGGGACCCGCTTCGAGCGCTTGGACACAGGCTGCCGGTCATCCGAGCTATCACCCTCATCATCCAGTAACACAGCAGAACTTTCCGACGGGCGCGCCTTCAAAGCCCGGCCCCTGAGAACTGCAGCCTCCACGGCTGGGGGCACCGGACCACACACCTCAGGAGACAACTCGCCGTGGACATCCAAAGGGACAGGAGACGCCGCATGCAGGGAAGGAGCAGACAGGGACGGCCGAGATGGGGCGGCAGGCGCAGGGACTTCGTAG